The Streptomyces sp. V4I8 genome includes the window TTCGTGCGCTGGTTCAAGGGCTCGAACAAGGCGGCCGGCCCCGAGGTCACCGCCCGGCACACCGGCGACGACATCGAGCTGACCTTCACCAACAAGGGACCGTCGAGCGTCCGCCTGAAGATCGCCAACGGGTACGGCGGTCGGGCCACCACGGTGACCGTGCGGCCCGGCACCACCGTGTGCCGCACGGTCGACCTCGCGGGGAGCCGGCGCTGGTACGACCTGACCGTCACCGCCGACGCCGACCCGGCGTTCCTGCGGCGGTTCGCCGGGCACGTCGATAACGGGCGGCCGGGTGTGAGCGACCCGGCGATCATCACCGAGTAGCCCGGATCGGAGCCCGGATCGGAGCGCTGATCCGAACGCTGCTCAGAGTGCTGTGAGGTGCCCCGGCTCCCGTTGCCGGGGCACCAACGCGGGTTCCGGCTTCGCCGATTCGGGCTCCAGGGCCAGTACGGCGGCCACGGGGTGCTCGTCGTCGGCCCCGTGGGGGTGCGGGACATCGAGGTCATGGGCGTGCGTGACGGCGGGCTCGGGTGTCGCCCGGCTGAGCAGCACCACACCCCAGGACGCCAGCCCCGCCCCGGCCAGGGCCAGCAGCACGCCTGCCGCGCCGCCCTGCAAGCGCTCGCCGAGCAGGACGAGCCCGATCACCGCGGCGGCCAGCGGGTTGGCCAGCGTCACCATGGCCAGCGGCGCGCCCAGGCCACCCCGGTAGGCGGTCTGTGACAGCAGCAGCCCGCTCGCCGCGAGAGCCGCGACCAGCAGCGCCACGCCGACCACCTGGAGACTGAGCAGCGGGGCGGAGTGGTCCGTCACGGCCACCGTCACGGTCTGCGTGAGCGCCGAGCCGACCCCGGACGCGAAGCCGGACGCGGTCGCGTGGCGCAGTCCCGGCCGGGTGCCCGGCCGCGACAGCGTGCCGATCAGGGCCACCGTCACCGCCGCGACCGCCACTGCCTCGGACGTGCTCAGTACCGCGTCGGGCGCGTGCCCGGACGCCGTGACGAGGATCGCTGCCAGGCCGACGAGCGTCAGCGCGGTACCGCGCCACTCGACCGCGCTGACCCGCCGCCCGGCGACGCGCGCGCCCAGCGGCACCGCGGCCACGAGGGTGAGCGCGCCGAGCGGCTGCACCACGGTCAGCGGACCGTACTTCAGGGCCACGACGTGCAGGAGCGCGCCGGAGCCGTTGAGCAGGACCGATCCCCACCAGGCGCCGGAGGCCACCAGCTGCAGCAGTCCCTTCCCGGGGGCGCGGGAGGCCAGCCGCTCCTGGGCGACGGCAGCGGCGGCGTAGGCGACCGCGGAGAACAGGGACAGGACGACGGCGAGCAGGGTGGCGTTCATCGGGCCGCTCCCACGAGTACGGCTTCCTCGTCCGGGGCCGCGTCACGGGCCGCCGGTACGAGCTCTTCGGTGCCGCGTCCGGCCGTGGTGGCCGTGCGCCGTGGCAGGTGGATCACAGCGAGCGCGACACCGAGCATGGCCGTCGCCACGATCGCGTCGAGCCAGTAGTGGTTGGCCGTGCCCACGATGACCAGCAGGGTCAGCAGCGGGTGCAGCAGCCAGAGCCAGCGCAGGCGCGAGCGGGTCGCCACGATCAGTCCGATCGCCACCATCAGGGCCCAGCCGAAGTGCAGCGACGGCATCGCCGCGAACTGGTTCGAGAGGTGGTCCGTCCGGGGTGAGCCGTACACGGAGGGGCCGTATACCAGCCCGGTGTCGATCAGGCCGGTCGCGGCGAGCATGCGCGGCGGGGCCAGCGGGAACGTCAGATGCACCACCAGGGCGGCGGCGGTGACCGCGGCGAGAACGCGGCGGGCCCAGACGTAGTGGGCGGGGCGGCGCAGATACAGCCAGATCAGGAAGGCCGCGGTGGCCGGGAAGTGGACGGTCGCGTAGTAGGTGTTCGCGAGGTGTATGAGCGTGTCGCCGTGCAGCAGCAGATGCTGCACCGAGCCCTCGCCGGGCAGATGGACGGCTCGTTCCAGATCCCACACGCGGTCCGCGTTGCGGAAGGCCTCACCGGTGTGGCCCGTCGCGAGCTGCCGGCCGAACTTGTAGACGAGGAAGAGCCCTACGACGAGCAGGAGCTCCCGGACGAGCGGAGGCCGCGCTGTCGCGTCGGGCTCCGCCTGGGCAGACTCGGTGCGGCCATTCATTCCCCCGGCCCTTTCGCTGAACGGTGGGTGGTGCCTGATGGTGCTGGTGGAGCTTGTCGAGCCGGTGACTGTGACTGCGCGCGCCCGGCGCACTCATCGATACGGCAGCGTACCGAAACGTCCATGTACCGAAACGCTCATGTATCGATACGCCACTGTACCGATACGATGGCGTTCCGGTACAGTGGCGTATCGATAGACGTACGACACACTGGAAGCGCGGCCTCGCACACATCCCCGGCCGCCGCACCCGAGTGAGGAGAAGAGCCCATGACGTCGCAGGCCGCGGACGGACCGGAGACGGTCGTCGCCTCGCGCCGCTCCAAGATCACGCCCGAGCGTGAGCAGGAGTTCTTCGACGCCGTGCTCGAACAGATCCGCGCGTCCGGCTACGACGCCGTCACCATGGAGGGCGTCGCCACCAGCACGCGGTGCAGCAAGTCCACGCTCTACCGGCAGTGGCGGACCAAGCCCCAGTTCGTGGCGGCGGCCCTGCGCGCGAGCCGGCTCACCCGCTTCGAGGGCATCGACACCGGCACGCTCGCCGGTGACCTGCGCGAGGCGGCGCGGGCCGCGGGGGCGTGGTCCGGCAAGGACACGCGGCTGTTCCAGGCGCTGGGGCACGCCGTGATGGAGGACCCGGAACTCAAGTGCGCCTTGCGTGAGGCGCTCGTCGACCCCGAGATCGAAGCACTGCGGCAGATTCTTCGGCGGGGAGTCGAGCGCGGGGAGGTCGCCGCCGACCATCCCGCGCTGGAGTACGTCCCCGCCCAGATCTTCGGCGTGCTGCGGGCGCGTCCGGTGCTGGAGGGCGAGGACGCCGACCCCGACTATCTCGTCCGTTTCGTGGAGGCCGCGGTGCTGCCGGCACTGGGCCTCACCTGAGACTCAGGCCGCCGTTCACGGGATGACTGGACGGTGACCTGTTCCGCGCCGCACCGTGGGGACGGGGGCGGCGCGCACCCCCCGGCCGGGTGGGGTTCCCCTTGAGCGGAGGGGCGCCCCACCCGGCCGCACTACGTCCGGGGTGCCTCGGATCCGGGGAGGTGTCGGGTTCCCGGTGTCCGTCGGGTCCGGGGGCGTCAGACGTCCTGGCCGTTGCCGCCACCGGTGGACACCTTGATGCCCTTGGCGATCTCGTCGAGGACCGACTGCCCCTCGTCGACGTC containing:
- a CDS encoding phosphatase PAP2 family protein; the protein is MNGRTESAQAEPDATARPPLVRELLLVVGLFLVYKFGRQLATGHTGEAFRNADRVWDLERAVHLPGEGSVQHLLLHGDTLIHLANTYYATVHFPATAAFLIWLYLRRPAHYVWARRVLAAVTAAALVVHLTFPLAPPRMLAATGLIDTGLVYGPSVYGSPRTDHLSNQFAAMPSLHFGWALMVAIGLIVATRSRLRWLWLLHPLLTLLVIVGTANHYWLDAIVATAMLGVALAVIHLPRRTATTAGRGTEELVPAARDAAPDEEAVLVGAAR
- a CDS encoding TetR/AcrR family transcriptional regulator C-terminal ligand-binding domain-containing protein; translation: MTSQAADGPETVVASRRSKITPEREQEFFDAVLEQIRASGYDAVTMEGVATSTRCSKSTLYRQWRTKPQFVAAALRASRLTRFEGIDTGTLAGDLREAARAAGAWSGKDTRLFQALGHAVMEDPELKCALREALVDPEIEALRQILRRGVERGEVAADHPALEYVPAQIFGVLRARPVLEGEDADPDYLVRFVEAAVLPALGLT